One segment of Sesamum indicum cultivar Zhongzhi No. 13 linkage group LG4, S_indicum_v1.0, whole genome shotgun sequence DNA contains the following:
- the LOC105160270 gene encoding caffeic acid 3-O-methyltransferase 2: MGSTTQIPETSTIDSSEEESCLFAMQLASFSVLPMVLKSAIELDLLELIKKAGPGAFVSPAELAAQLPTSNPEAHVMLDRILRLLASYSVVNCSLKKLPDGGVERLYGLAPVCKFLTKNDDGVSMAPLLLMNQDKILMESWYHLKDAVLDGGIPFNKAYGMTAFDYHGTDPRFNKVFNQGMSNHSTIIMKKILETYNGFQGLKTVVDVGGGTGATLSMIVSKYPSIKGINFDLSHVIEDAPSYPGVEHVGGDMFVSVPKGDAIFMKWICHDWSDEHCLKFLKNCYEALPENGKVILVECILPEAPDTGLATKNVVHIDVIMLAHNPGGKERTEKEFQTLAQGAGFKGFDKVCCAHNSWIMELRK; this comes from the exons ATGGGCTCAACAACCCAAATTCCTGAAACTTCAACAATCGATTCTTCAGAAGAAGAGTCGTGTTTGTTCGCCATGCAGCTGGCTAGTTTTTCCGTGCTGCCTATGGTTCTCAAATCCGCCATAGAACTCGACCTGCTCGAGCTCATCAAGAAAGCTGGCCCCGGCGCCTTTGTTTCGCCTGCGGAACTCGCCGCCCAGCTCCCCACCTCCAACCCTGAGGCCCATGTCATGCTCGACAGAATCCTCCGCCTTCTCGCAAGCTACTCCGTTGTAAATTGCAGCCTGAAAAAGCTGCCCGACGGCGGTGTTGAACGGCTGTATGGTTTGGCGCCGGTTTGCAAGTTCCTGACGAAGAACGATGACGGAGTTTCTATGGCTCCTTTGTTGCTCATGAACCAGGATAAGATCCTCATGGAGAGCTg gtaCCACCTTAAAGATGCTGTTCTTGATGGAGGAATTCCGTTCAACAAGGCATATGGTATGACTGCATTCGATTACCATGGGACGGACCCAAGATTCAACAAAGTGTTCAACCAAGGAATGTCTAACCATTCCACCATTATCATGAAGAAGATTCTTGAAACATACAATGGGTTTCAAGGTTTGAAAACAGTGGTGGATGTTGGTGGAGGAACAGGGGCCACGCTTAGTATGATCGTCTCCAAGTATCCTTCAATTAAGGgcattaattttgatttgtccCATGTTATTGAAGATGCTCCATCTTATCCAG GAGTGGAGCATGTCGGTGGCGACATGTTTGTGAGCGTGCCTAAAGGAGATGCCATTTTCATGAAG TGGATATGTCATGATTGGAGTGATGAACACTGcctgaaattcttgaagaactGCTACGAAGCACTTCCAGAGAATGGAAAGGTAATATTGGTTGAGTGCATTCTGCCAGAGGCACCCGACACAGGGCTGGCCACTAAGAATGTGGTCCATATAGATGTGATAATGTTGGCCCACAACCCGGGTGGCAAGGAACGGACAGAAAAGGAATTTCAGACCCTGGCTCAAGGGGCTGGATTTAAAGGGTTCGACAAAGTTTGCTGTGCTCACAATTCTTGGATCATGGAATTGCGTAAATGA
- the LOC105160271 gene encoding protein DOWNY MILDEW RESISTANCE 6 yields the protein METQLLSAGVRFSTLPPSYVRPEPDRPKLFQVADYHNAPIIDLGCADRTFIVQQIAQACQNYGFFQVTNHGVLNEVAEKMLEVADEFFHLPVEEKMKLYSNDPSKTTRLSTSSNPPKETIHNWRDYLRIHCHPLDKYAEEWPTNPPSFREIVGNYCVEIRQLGLRLQELISESLGLHKDYINKTLGEQGQHMAINYYPPCPEPELTYGLPAHTDPNTLTILLQDTKVAGLQLLKDDKWLAVKPIPNAFVVNLGDQLQALSNTKYKSSWHRAVVNTHHPRVSVASFLCPSDTAVIKAPKELIGDESQAIYRDYTYAEYYDKFWSRNLDQGHCLELFKNTERGLSSL from the exons ATGGAAACTCAGTTACTCTCCGCCGGCGTTCGGTTCTCAACTCTTCCTCCCAGCTATGTCCGCCCCGAGCCCGACAGGCCCAAACTCTTCCAAGTTGCAGACTACCACAATGCCCCAATCATCGATTTGGGCTGTGCTGACAGAACATTCATAGTCCAACAAATAGCACAAGCTTGTCAGAATTATGGGTTTTTTCAG GTTACAAATCATGGTGTGTTGAACGAAGTAGCAGAGAAGATGTTGGAGGTGGCGGATGAATTCTTCCATTTGCCGGTGGAAGAGAAGATGAAATTGTACTCAAATGATCCCTCCAAGACCACGAGGTTGAGTACAAGTTCTAACCCACCAAAGGAGACAATTCACAATTGGAGAGATTATCTTAGGATTCACTGTCACCCTTTGGACAAATATGCTGAGGAATGGCCGACCAATCCCCCATCTTTCAG GGAAATCGTGGGCAACTATTGCGTGGAAATCCGACAACTTGGGCTGAGATTGCAAGAACTTATATCAGAGAGTTTGGGGCTGCACAAAGACTACATCAACAAGACTTTAGGCGAACAGGGCCAGCATATGGCCATTAATTACTACCCGCCCTGCCCTGAGCCCGAACTCACATACGGCCTTCCAGCCCACACTGACCCCAATACCCTTACAATTCTCCTCCAGGACACCAAAGTGGCGGGCCTTCAATTGCTCAAGGATGACAAATGGTTGGCCGTTAAACCCATCCCTAATGCATTTGTCGTTAATCTTGGTGATCAATTGCAG GCACTGAGCAACACAAAGTACAAAAGCAGTTGGCATCGAGCGGTAGTGAACACTCACCATCCAAGAGTTTCAGTAGCTTCCTTCTTGTGCCCGTCCGACACTGCTGTAATAAAAGCTCCAAAGGAACTCATTGGAGATGAATCACAGGCCATTTATAGGGACTACACGTACGCAGAGTATTACGACAAGTTTTGGAGCAGAAACCTAGACCAAGGACACTGTTTGGAACTTTTCAAGAATACTGAAAGAGGGTTGAGCTCTCTCTAA
- the LOC105160272 gene encoding protein TRANSPARENT TESTA GLABRA 1 produces MDNSTQESHPRPENVVTFDSPYQIYAMAISAANRRRIAVGSFIEELNNRVDILSFSEDSSSLNSIPSLSFDHPYPPTKLLFHPSPSAPRNLLASSGDFLRLWEIKDASIDPVSTLNNSKSSEYSAPLTSFDWNEAEPRRIGTSSIDTTCTIWDIEKGVVETQLIAHDKEVYDIAWGEAGVFASVSADGSVRIFDLRDKEHSTIIYESPTPDTPLLRLAWNKQDLRYMATTLMDSNKIVILDIRSPTMPVAELERHNASVNAIAWAPQSCRHICSAGDDGQALLWELPTVAGPNGIDPMSMYSAGAEVNQLQWSAAQPDWIAIAFGNKMQMLKV; encoded by the coding sequence ATGGATAATTCAACCCAAGAATCCCATCCCCGTCCAGAAAATGTGGTGACTTTCGACTCCCCTTACCAAATCTACGCCATGGCCATCTCCGCCGCCAATCGCCGCCGCATTGCTGTCGGCAGCTTCATCGAGGAACTCAACAACCGCGTCGATATCCTCTCCTTCTCCGAAGATTCTTCCTCCCTCAACTCCATCCCCTCTCTCTCCTTCGATCACCCTTACCCTCCTACCAAATTACTCTTTCACCCATCCCCCTCTGCCCCTAGGAACCTCCTTGCTTCCTCTGGCGACTTCCTCCGCCTCTGGGAGATCAAGGACGCTTCAATTGACCCTGTTTCTACGCTCAACAATAGTAAATCTAGTGAATATTCAGCTCCCTTGACCTCATTTGATTGGAACGAGGCTGAGCCGCGGAGAATTGGGACTTCCAGTATCGACACAACGTGTACGATATGGGATATCGAAAAGGGTGTTGTGGAAACACAATTGATTGCGCATGATAAGGAGGTCTATGATATAGCTTGGGGTGAAGCTGGGGTTTTTGCTTCAGTTTCAGCTGATGGTTCAGTAAGGATTTTTGATTTGAGAGATAAGGAGCATTCCACAATTATTTATGAGAGTCCTACGCCAGATACGCCATTGTTGAGGTTGGCATGGAATAAACAAGATTTGAGATATATGGCAACCACTCTGATGGATAGTAATAAGAttgtgatattggatataAGGTCTCCAACAATGCCAGTGGCAGAGTTGGAGAGGCATAATGCGAGTGTGAATGCCATCGCTTGGGCGCCACAGAGTTGTAGGCATATTTGCTCTGCAGGGGATGATGGGCAGGCCTTGCTCTGGGAGTTACCTACTGTGGCTGGACCAAATGGTATTGATCCCATGTCGATGTACTCTGCTGGTGCAGAAGTTAACCAGCTGCAATGGTCTGCAGCACAGCCAGACTGGATTGCCATTGCATTTGGGAACAAGATGCAAATGCTGAAAGTGTAA
- the LOC105160274 gene encoding 60S acidic ribosomal protein P1 codes for MSFGELACTYAALILHDDGIPITAEKIATLVKAANVTVESYWPSLFAKLCEKRNIDDLIMNVGSGGGGAAVAVAAPACAVAAPAGGFLGGAAAAAAPAAEEKKEEPKEESDDDMGFSLFD; via the exons ATGTCGTTTGGAGAGCTTGCTTGCACCTACGCTGCTTTGATCCTTCACGACGATGGCATCCCCATCACC GCCGAGAAAATAGCAACGCTGGTGAAGGCGGCGAATGTGACGGTCGAATCTTATTGGCCGAGTCTCTTCGCTAAGCTTTGCGAGAAGAGGAACATTGATGATCTCATCATGAACGTCGGctctggtggtggtggtgccGCCGTAGCTGTAGCTGCTCCTGCGTGCGCTGTCGCGGCCCCGGCGGGGGGCTTTTTGGGTGGAGCCGCTGCCGCAGCTGCACCCGCAGCCGAGGAGAAGAAG GAGGAACCAAAGGAGGAAAGTGATGACGACATGGGATTCAGTTTGTTTGATTAG
- the LOC105160345 gene encoding LOW QUALITY PROTEIN: uncharacterized protein LOC105160345 (The sequence of the model RefSeq protein was modified relative to this genomic sequence to represent the inferred CDS: deleted 2 bases in 1 codon; added 3 bases not found in genome assembly), whose protein sequence is MPPPTPPQPPVPPLHLKKPTSLPDVIFTAFSLLVLFSTSPKPLPFLPPHQQXXXXFPLSLRKFPKMAAPFTSTSNSRNAARLPPPFATPQSLSDWLKPRLAADLFGSWGVKPGTKNVHNLWLEIVEGETFLADSMPPVRTVEVVVVRIIRNDGRVLIESHQELSNGAVRHRRRPLSEKMKPGESVEAAVFRAVKEELGSLVKNGTLESVDGNNRNGLGGLNGKVKILPGSYVKKVEERASASYPGLPACYVLHKVDAEVEGLPEGEFCTEEVNEYGASEQRGVADSAVSCKKHYWKWVDSDSI, encoded by the exons ATGCCACCGCCTACACCACCCCAACCACCAGTGCCGCCGCTGCACCTTAAGAAGCCCACTTCACTGCCTGACGTTATATTCACCGCCTTCTCTCTTCTCGTGCTCTTCTCCACTTCCCCAAAACCC CTGCCTTTTCTTCCACCCCACCAGCAANNNNNNNNNNCTTTCCCTTTATCCCTCCGCAAATTCCCCAAAATGGCGGCTCCTTTTACCAGCACTTCGAATTCCAGGAACGCTGCGCGTCTCCCCCCGCCGTTCGCCACGCCGCAATCGCTGTCCGATTGGCTCAAGCCGCGGCTCGCCGCGGACTTATTCGGCTCCTGGGGCGTGAAGCCGGGCACCAAGAATGTCCATAATTTATGGCTGGAAATCGTGGAAGGCGAGACCTTTTTGGCTGATTCGATGCCTCCCGTCCGTACCGTTGAGGTCGTGGTTGTGAGAATTATCCGAAATGATGGTAGAGTCCTCATAGAATCGCATCAGGAGCTGTCAAACGGCGCCGTTAGGCATCGACGTCGCCCTTTATCGGAGAAAATGAAGCCTGGTGAATCGGTTGAGGCCGCAGTTTTTCGCGCCGTGAAGGAGGAATTAGGATCTTTAGTAAAAAATGGGACTTTGGAAAGTGTTGATGGTAATAATCGCAATGGTCTTGGTGGACTTAATGGCAAAGTAAAAATTTTGCCGGGATCCTATGTGAAAAAGGTAGAGGAGAGAGCTTCGGCATCCTATCCTGGATTGCCAGCTTGTTATGTCTTGCATAAGGTGGATGCTGAGGTAGAGGGTTTGCCGGAAGGCGAATTTTGCACCGAGGAGGTGAACGAATATGGGGCTTCGGAGCAGAGGGGTGTCGCAGATAGTGCGGTTTCATGTAAAAAACATTACTGGAAGTGGGTTGATTCTGATTCAATT